In Paludibaculum fermentans, the genomic stretch CGATGTTCGAAGATCTCTTCGGCATGAAGAGCGCAGAGCCCTGGACGGAAGCGCAAGCCCGGCAGGAGTTCTCAAAGGCCGTCGACTTGGCCAAGCGCTCTGACGTTGTCGTCCTGGCGCTGGGCGAAGGGGCGATGATGAGCGGCGAACTCGCGTCGCAGAGTTCGCTCGAGATGCCCGGCAGGCAGCAGGAACTGATGGAGGCGGTCGCTGCCACAGGCAAGCCGGTTGTTCTCGTTCTGGTGAACGGCCGTCCGCTGAACATCACCTGGGCATCGACGCACATTCCGGCGATCCTCGAGGCCTGGCATTCCGGCAATGAGGGTGGAAACGCCATCGCCGACATTCTCTTCGGCGACGCCAATCCGGGCGGCAAACTGCCCATCACCTGGCCGCGCAATGCGGGCCAGATCCCCATCTACTACGCCCACAACACAACCCATCAACCGGAAGGAGGCCGCGGCTTCTCCTCCCGCTACTGGGACCAGTCCGGTGCTCCGCTGTACCCCTTCGGCCATGGCTTGAGCTACACGAAATTCGCGGTGTCCAATCTCAAGATCGCGAACACCCAGGTGAAGCTGGGCACGCCGGTCGAAGTCTCAGTGGATATCGAGAACACGGGCGCGCGGGCAGGCACCGAGGTAGTCCAGCTCTACATCCATCAGCGAGCCGGCGGCGCCTCGCGGCCGGTGCGTGAACTGAAGGGCTTCGAAAAGGTAGGGCTCAAGGCGGGCGAGAAGAAGACGGTCCGGTTCTCGCTGGGCAAAGCCGAACTTAGCTATTGGAGCTCGGCGTCGAAAGGCTGGGTTCTTGACGCCGAGAACTTTGACGTCTGGGTGGGCCAGGATGCATCCGCGTCCCTGCATGCGGAGTTCATCGTTCAGCCATGATCTTGTCGCGAACAGATTTCTGGAAAGGTATTCCGAAGATGCGCTCTCTCCTTGTGTTTTCGCTGTTGACTGCGACGGCCGCGTTCGCCGCGTCCGATGAAGTGAAGGTCGATACCGGCCGGCTGAAGGGCTCCGTCAAAGACGGAGTGGCTTCCTTCAAGGGCATCCCGTTCGCCGCGCCTCCGGTGGGCGACTTGCGTTGGCGCGCTCCCCAGCCGGCCAAAAGCTGGACCGGAGTCCGGCCGGCCGTCGAATACGGCGCCGATTGCATGCAGAAGCCGTTCCCGGGCGACGCTGCGCCGCTGGGCGTCACGCCCGCGGAAGACTGCCTGTATGTGAACGTGTGGCTGCCTGAGAAGCCGGCGGCGAAGAAGCTCCCCGTGATGGTCTGGATCTACGGCGGCGGATTCGTGAACGGTGGCAGTTCCCCGGCCGTCTACGACGGGTCACAGTTCGCAAAGCACGGGATTGTGTTCATCAGCTTCAACTACCGCCTGGGCCGGTTCGGCTTCTTTGCGCACCCGGCGTTGAGCAAGGAGAACCCCAACGAGCCGTTGGGCAACTACGGCTACATGGATCAGATCGCGGCGCTGAAGTGGGTTCGCCGGAACGCGGCCGCCTTCGGTGGCGACCCCGGCAACGTCACTCTCTTTGGTGAGTCTGCCGGCGGCGGGTCGGTGCTCACGATGATGACTTCACCCCTGGCTGCTGGTCTCATTCAGAAGGCGGTAATCGAATCCGGCGGAGGCCGCTCGTCGCTGATGGGTGACCGCTATGTCGATCGCCAGGGACCAACCGGAATGCCCTCTGGAGAATCAGTGGGACTCGCGTTTGCCAAGAGCGCGGGCATTGAAGGCAGCGACGCAGCCGCACTCGCCGCGCTAAGAAAGCTCCCGGCGGAGGCCATAGTAGCGGGCCTGAACATGGCCTCCATGGGCACGCCAACCTACGCCGGTCCCATGCTAGATGGGAAAGTCGTGGTCGAGTCGCCCGGCGCAGCCTATGCAGCGGGCCGCGGTGCGAAGATCCCCATCATGGCCGGCGCCAACAGCGCGGACATCGGCTTCCCGCGGGGCCGGACGATGGAGGATCTGCTGGCTCCATTTGGAGCCAACAGCGCCAAGGCCAAGGCAGCCTACGATCCGGACGGCACGGGCAAGGTGATGGAAGTCGGCATCTCGATGGCGGCTGATCAGATGATGGTGGAGCCCGCCCGGTATACTGTGCGATCGCTCGTCCAGGCCGGCCAGAAGGCATATGAGTTCCGCTTCTCCTATGTCGCGGAATCGATGAGGAATCAGTGGAAGCGCGGCGCCCCTCATGCCACTGAGATCCCCTTTGTGTTCGACACCGTCGCTGCCCGCTACGGGAAGGACCTGACAGCCGCCGATCAGGCGATTGCCCGTGCAGCCAACGCTTACTGGGCGAACTTCGCCAAGACCGGCAATCCCAACGGAGCCGGCCTGCCCGAATGGCCCGCCTATAAACCGGAGTCGGATCAGTTGATGGATTTCACCACCGGCGGGCCGGCGGCTAAACCGGATCCGCTGAAGACGCGCCTCGATCTGATTGAGGGCCTCGCTCAGGCAAAGAAGTAACCGCCAGCCAGTGGTTTCGGACTTGGAGGCAACAGTGCATAGAGCAGTAGATTCTGCACGCGGCACCATCCGGCATCATGCCAGGTGGGCCTTGCTGGTGCTGGCAATTCCAGCGCTACCCTTGTCGGCGGCGGACCCAATCGCCATCGCTCCGGCAAAGATGCAGCGCATTGGGTCAGTAGATGAACGCTTCCAGTCGTTCAACGTAGAGATGGTGGAGGTGACAGGGGGACGCTTCTGGGCGCCCTACCGCAAGCCATCCGGAGCGGCGGCGGAATCAGCCGCGGCAGCGCCTTCAGTCCCCGGACTCGACCCCACCGCATTCCGCATGCGGCAACCCATCGACCTGTCCAATCCCAGATTGCGCAAGTTGGCGGCGGCTCTCGGGCCGGCCTATGTGCGCGTCAGCGGCACCTGGGCCAACTCCACTT encodes the following:
- a CDS encoding carboxylesterase/lipase family protein encodes the protein MRSLLVFSLLTATAAFAASDEVKVDTGRLKGSVKDGVASFKGIPFAAPPVGDLRWRAPQPAKSWTGVRPAVEYGADCMQKPFPGDAAPLGVTPAEDCLYVNVWLPEKPAAKKLPVMVWIYGGGFVNGGSSPAVYDGSQFAKHGIVFISFNYRLGRFGFFAHPALSKENPNEPLGNYGYMDQIAALKWVRRNAAAFGGDPGNVTLFGESAGGGSVLTMMTSPLAAGLIQKAVIESGGGRSSLMGDRYVDRQGPTGMPSGESVGLAFAKSAGIEGSDAAALAALRKLPAEAIVAGLNMASMGTPTYAGPMLDGKVVVESPGAAYAAGRGAKIPIMAGANSADIGFPRGRTMEDLLAPFGANSAKAKAAYDPDGTGKVMEVGISMAADQMMVEPARYTVRSLVQAGQKAYEFRFSYVAESMRNQWKRGAPHATEIPFVFDTVAARYGKDLTAADQAIARAANAYWANFAKTGNPNGAGLPEWPAYKPESDQLMDFTTGGPAAKPDPLKTRLDLIEGLAQAKK